In Fundulus heteroclitus isolate FHET01 unplaced genomic scaffold, MU-UCD_Fhet_4.1 scaffold_46, whole genome shotgun sequence, a single window of DNA contains:
- the nwd1 gene encoding NACHT domain- and WD repeat-containing protein 1 isoform X3 → MATGGVNRARLRLRGENGLLWRNPQREQAAAEPKDEQQQEEQEAQSEKMAGGAAPGGLQDLLTGRSTGAQRMRSNMIRVFVSSALTDMSSERKALLEKAYPEVQTFCRSLGLVFEVVDLSWGMRNVPCGDHEAWEVSLQEIQTCRRISAGPAFVGLLGNRYGHRELPRLIPEKQFEVLLSKMVKNPDGVKKLQEWFLKDSNSVPPTYVLQPITTPETGRLHDNDLLSWRLTESQLLQLLRSAAAEAEAAGDISAEQKQVLCSSVTEREFLEGFRKDDGEPTALLFVRESPRQKTRDGAKRLAKFKDISVDGLLDMEAEELLSGLKSRLYATSKKVLNLHCVELSKGGVDPKRKEHAQYLDAVCQQFVSQLTARVGAAAGPAEAGRRRTAWGSSEKEEEECDWVVEEVRRHSATAAELSKGLHGRDGLLGKICLTLWESSAARHGPLVVHGAAGMGKTTLLCRLAQEMRGVLEAGAVLVVRLLAAGHPHRPDVSHLLHSVCLQVCLACRLPPPPLLAVSSHLEMRLFFQKMLEDVSQQGNTLLVVLDSLEQLADRHQAYKLRWLPTDVPPNVHLLVSLDSASEAFAHLRLKLGAAGKLFEVQRLSPDEGEQVMESYLQASQRTLTRQQRDAVLQSFTPTGSPLHLKLMLSANKRCASFTPPAELLLGASAQEVMSQLLLNLEKKHGKQLVGGALAYIVLARRGLLEAELRDVLSLDDDVIGEVYRCSLPPTPSLIRLPPLLWARLKRDLEDQLEERWSDGVAAVAFSSRVLSEVVKARYLTPERRGRTHRTLAEYFLGRWSGKLKPAALPGLTLLLSDRKVPPQPLWFTEGLANVRKLEELPYHLLHAGLWEELRQEVIGSAEWLFCKSRVCGVSSVISDLDQCSRSMDCSETQLVRDALILMRPGLDVLAGQMDRSLFYSELLARLSSLSSLAVIGQLCSQCEDRLQTSPQPVLIPRSSFLQQPGGALQHTLTAAHGGVLCLDVGVAVQLLVTGSADGVVAVWSLGDKQLEHALQGPAGEPGEPAAILSVRIIESSAHCLSLAADGALRRWSLTSGQQLLCIQEAGPAGSAPSSVHLQVSDELMFVYTWTQVKVWRPDGTEVQLGGSGDVGVLGVLGNSVVSLQDAERVRIHDPVTGTRSVVKLSRCLTPVRAVTAPKGGTVLVVSEDGFLHQISKSGRQTSAEFPLRPSLVCVSEDEKVLLAGCERTLSLFHICSDSVDGFLDLQHDDQVLSACVSSDCRHVVSGAADQLIRVWSVTTGLLLDVLCGADAPVASLLLYDGLVVSASPAAPAVQLWSLKYDGSHKRPAHIPAGSAHAAVTRDGDQVFYVQRQSQREVMSWDSRAGSLSERLAVSAEVSCLELVQHKRLLLCGLASGTVLIYPLSLPQEALCIPPPESRSPVLCLAVSPQEQHLAVAYLDSVCLFQLSSRDAFPTVEGPLGRAPLSLLHAPPSCMALLPDRRLLYGTGCGEVKLHDFGGGAGSDLQPHRSRITCVCCSNWGTHALVGSQDATQRLWALAPLALDHTMEYKGLFFEGVVCAAFSDSDRFVFTGSLDRTIKVWDVASGKLLYVQYVYSPVVRMLTCRNGFLALSLQGSIIREAFRCPDLIGPDYDPLTHVSAQYRVTSREKDRDAQQNCVSALQDFNPAQINLNLVSMLRTKPSPACVLL, encoded by the exons GGCCTGCTGGGGAACCGCTACGGCCATCGAGAACTTCCTCGCCTCATCCCAGAGAAGCAGTTTGAGGTTCTTCTTTCCAAGATGGTCAAGAACCCGGACGGTGTGAAGAAACTCCAAGAGTGGTTCCTGAAGGACAGCAACTCTGTCCCGCCCACCTACGTCCTCCAGCCAATCACCACACCTGAGACCGGCCGTCTCCATGACAACGACCTTCTGTCCTGGCGCCTGACGGAGagtcagctgctgcagctgctccgCTCCGCCGCCGCTGAGGCCGAGGCTGCTGGAGACATCTCAGCCGAGCAGAAGCAGGTCCTCTGCTCCTCAG TCACAGAGAGGGAGTTCCTGGAGGGCTTCAGGAAGGACGACGGCGAGCCCACCGCCCTGCTCTTTGTGCGGGAGTCACCCCGCCAGAAGACCAGGGATGGAGCCAAACGTCTGGCCAAGTTCAAGGACATCTCGGTGGACGGGCTGCTGGACATGGAAGCTGAGGAACTCCTCTCTGGGCTGAAGTCCCGTCTGTACGCCACGTCCAAGAAGGTCCTCAACCTGCACTGTGTGGAGCTCAGCAAGGGAGGCGTCGACCCCAAACGCAAGGAGCACGCTCAGTACCTGGACGCCGTCTGCCAGCAGTTCGTCTCCCAGTTGACGGCCCGGGTGGGAGCGGCGGCCGGCCCGGCGGAGgcggggaggaggaggacggcGTGGGGAAGCtcagagaaggaggaggaggagtgtgACTGGGTGGTGGAGGAGGTGAGGCGGCACTCGGCCACCGCCGCTGAGCTCAGCAAAGGTCTCCACGGCAGAGACGGGCTCCTGGGGAAGATCTGCCTCACCCTGTGGGAGTCCAGCGCAGCCCGGCACGGCCCGCTGGTGGTCCACGGCGCCGCCGGCATGGGGAAGACCACGCTGCTGTGCAGACTGGCGCAGGAGATGCGTGGCGTCCTGGAGGCCGGGGCGGTGCTGGTGGTCAGGCTGCTGGCGGCCGGTCACCCTCACAGACCCGACGTCAGCCACCTTCTGCACAGCGTCTGCCTGCAGGTGTGTCTGGCCTGCCGCCTGCCGCCGCCCCCCCTGCTGGCCGTCAGCTCTCACCTGGAGATGCGGCTCTTCTTCCAGAAGATGCTGGAGGACGTGTCCCAGCAGGGCAACACGCTGCTGGTGGTCCTGGACTCTCTGGAGCAGCTAGCAGACCGCCATCAGGCTTACAAGCTGCGCTGGCTGCCCACAGACGTCCCTCCAAACGTCCACCTGCTGGTGTCCCTGGACTCCGCCAGCGAGGCCTTTGCTCACCTGCGGCTGAAGCTGGGCGCTGCGGGGAAGCTGTTTGAGGTGCAGCGTCTGTCTCCTGATGAGGGGGAGCAGGTGATGGAGTCCTACCTGCAGGCTTCTCAGCGAACTTTGACCCGGCAGCAGAGGGACGCCGTGCTGCAGAGCTTCACGCCCACCGGCTCCCCGCTTCACCTGAAGCTCATGCTGTCTGCCAACAAACGCTGCGCTTCCTTTACGCCGccagcagagctgctgctgggcGCCAGTGcacaggaagtgatgtcacaGCTCCTCCTGAACCTGGAGAAGAAACACGGGAAGCAACTGGTGGGCGGAGCCTTGGCGTACATCGTGTTGGCGAG GAGGGGCCTGTTGGAGGCGGAGCTGCGTGACGTCTTGTCGCTGGATGATGATGTCATCGGGGAGGTCTACAGGTGTTCCCTTCCTCCGACGCCTTCGCTGATACGGTTGCCCCCCCTCCTGTGGGCCCGGCTCAAGCGGGACCTCGAGGACCAGCTGGAGGAGCGATGGAGCGATGGAGTCGCTGCCGTTGCCTTCAGCAGCCG GGTTCTCTCAGAGGTGGTCAAAGCCCGCTATCTGACCCCAGAGCGACGTGGACGGACTCACAGGACCCTGGCGGAGTACTTCCTGGGTCGCTGGTCTGGTAAACTGAAGCCAGCGGCTCTGCCGGGTCTGAcgctgctgctgtctgacagGAAG GTTCCACCGCAGCCGCTGTGGTTCACTGAAGGGTTGGCCAACGTCCGGAAGCTTGAAGAGCTGCCCTATCACCTGCTGCATGCTGGTCTGTGGGAGGAGCTACGACAGGAAGTAATAG GCAGTGCTGAGTGGCTGTTCTGTAAGAGCCGGGTCTGCGGCGTCTCCAGCGTCATCAGCGACCTGGACCAGTGCTCCAGATCCATGGACTGCTCAGAAACCCAGCTGGTCCGGGACGCCCTGATCCTGATGAGACCCGGCCTGGACGTCCTGGCAGGACAAATGG ACCGGTCTCTGTTCTACTCCGAGCTGCTGGCCCGGCTCTCCTCGCTGTCCTCCCTCGCTGTGATTGGTCAGCTCTGCAGCCAGTGTGAGGACCGGCTCCAGACGAGTCCGCAGCCGGTTCTGATCCCGAGGAGCAGCTTCCTCCAGCAGCCAGGGGGGGCGCTGCAGCACACGCTGACCGCAGCACACGGAG GTGTTCTCTGTCTGGATGTGGGCGTGGCCGTGCAGCTACTGGTCACGGGGTCAGCTGATGGCGTGGTGGCGGTCTGGAGCCTCGGTGACAAACAGCTGGAGCACGCGCTGCAGGGACCTGCAGGTGAGCCAGGTGAGCCAG CCGCCATTTTGTCTGTGAGGATCATCGAAAGCTCCGCCCACTGCCTCTCATTGGCTGCAGACGGTGCCCTGAGGAGGTGGAGCTTAACGAGCGGCCAACAGCTTCTCTGCATCCAGGAGGCGGGGCCTGCTGGCTCCGCCCCTTCTTCAGTTCACTTGCAGGTGTCAGACGAGCTGATGTTTGTTTACACCTGGACGCAG GTGAAGGTGTGGAGGCCGGACGGAACCGAGGTCCAGCTCGGCGGCAGTGGGGACGTGGGGGTTCTGGGGGTTCTGGGAAACTCTGTGGTGTCTCTGCAGGACGCTGAACGGGTCAGAATCCACGACCCGGTTACCGGGACCCGGTCTGTGGTGAAGCTGAGCCGGTGCCTGACTCCGGTCCGGGCGGTGACGGCGCCTAAAGGCGGGACGGTGCTGGTGGTGTCGGAGGACGGGTTCCTGCATCAG aTCTCCAAGTCAGGCAGACAAACCAGCGCCGAGTTTCCTCTGCGTCCGTCTCTCGTCTGCGTCTCAGAGGACGAGAAGGTCCTGCTAGCAG GCTGCGAGCGGACTCTGAGTCTGTTCCACATCTGCAGCGATTCTGTGGACGGCTTCCTGGACCTGCAGCACGACGACCAGGTGCTGTCGGCCTGCGTGTCCTCAGACTGCAGACACGTGGTCTCTGGAGCTGCAGACCAGCTCATCAGG GTCTGGTCCGTCACCACCGGCCTCCTGCTGGACGTCTTGTGCGGCGCCGACGCTCCGGTCGCCTCCCTGCTCCTCTACGACGGCCTCGTAGTGTCGGCCTCCCCGGCGGCGCCGGCGGTCCAGCTGTGGAGCCTGAAGTACGACGGCAGCCACAAACGGCCCGCCCACATCCCGGCAGGCTCCGCCCACGCCGCCGTCACCAGAGATGGAGATCAGGTGTTCTACGTCCAGCGGCAGAGCCAGAGGGAGGTGATGAGTTGGGACAGCCGCGCAG GTTCTCTGTCGGAGCGCTTGGCCGTCTCCGCTGAGGTCAGCTGTCTGGAGCTGGTGCAGCACAAGCGTCTGCTCCTGTGCGGCCTGGCGAGCGGCACCGTGCTCATCTACCCGCTGAGCCTCCCCCAGGAGGCGCTGTGCATCCCGCCCCCAGAGAGCCGCTCCCCGGTGCTCTGCCTGGCCGTCAGCCCCCAGGAGCAACACCTGGCCGTCGCCTACCTGGACTCCGTCTGCCTCTTCCAGCTCAGCAGCAGAGACGCCTTCCCCACGGTGGAGGGGCCCCTGGGGAGGGCCCCGCTGTCGCTGCTCCACGCCCCGCCGTCCTGCATGGCCCTGCTGCCCGACCGCCGCCTGCTGTACGGCACCGGCTGCGGCGAGGTGAAGCTGCACGACTTCGGCGGCGGCGCCGGCTCCGACCTGCAGCCCCACCGCAGCAGGATCACCTGCGTCTGCTGCAGCAACTGGGGGACGCATGCGCTGGTGGGCTCCCAGGACGCCACGCAGAGGCTGTGGGCCCTGGCCCCGCTGGCCCTGGACCACACCATGGAGTACAAG GGTCTGTTCTTCGAGGGCGTCGTCTGCGCCGCGTTCTCCGACAGCGACCGGTTCGTCTTCACCGGATCTCTGGACCGAACCATCAAGGTCTGGGACGTGGCTTCAG GAAAGCTTCTGTACGTTCAGTACGTCTACTCGCCCGTCGTCCGCATGCTGACCTGCAGGAACGGCTTCCTGGCGCTGTCCCTGCAGGGCTCCATCATCCGGGAGGCCTTCCGCTGTCCGGACCTCATCGGCCCGGACTACGACCCTCTGACCCACGTCAGCGCCCAGTACCGGGTCACCTCCAGGGAGAAGGACCGGGACGCTCAGCAGAACTGCGTGTCCGCTCTGCAGGACTTCAACCCGGCCCAGATCAACCTGAACCTCGTGAGCATGCTCAGAACCAAACCCTCGCCTGCCTGCGTCCTCCTGTAG
- the nwd1 gene encoding NACHT domain- and WD repeat-containing protein 1 isoform X4 → MATGGVNRARLRLRGENGLLWRNPQREQAAAEPKDEQQQEEQEAQSEKMAGGAAPGGLQDLLTGRSTGAQRMRSNMIRVFVSSALTDMSSERKALLEKAYPEVQTFCRSLGLVFEVVDLSWGMRNVPCGDHEAWEVSLQEIQTCRRISAGPAFVGLLGNRYGHRELPRLIPEKQFEVLLSKMVKNPDGVKKLQEWFLKDSNSVPPTYVLQPITTPETGRLHDNDLLSWRLTESQLLQLLRSAAAEAEAAGDISAEQKQVLCSSVTEREFLEGFRKDDGEPTALLFVRESPRQKTRDGAKRLAKFKDISVDGLLDMEAEELLSGLKSRLYATSKKVLNLHCVELSKGGVDPKRKEHAQYLDAVCQQFVSQLTARVGAAAGPAEAGRRRTAWGSSEKEEEECDWVVEEVRRHSATAAELSKGLHGRDGLLGKICLTLWESSAARHGPLVVHGAAGMGKTTLLCRLAQEMRGVLEAGAVLVVRLLAAGHPHRPDVSHLLHSVCLQVCLACRLPPPPLLAVSSHLEMRLFFQKMLEDVSQQGNTLLVVLDSLEQLADRHQAYKLRWLPTDVPPNVHLLVSLDSASEAFAHLRLKLGAAGKLFEVQRLSPDEGEQVMESYLQASQRTLTRQQRDAVLQSFTPTGSPLHLKLMLSANKRCASFTPPAELLLGASAQEVMSQLLLNLEKKHGKQLVGGALAYIVLARRGLLEAELRDVLSLDDDVIGEVYRCSLPPTPSLIRLPPLLWARLKRDLEDQLEERWSDGVAAVAFSSRVLSEVVKARYLTPERRGRTHRTLAEYFLGRWSGKLKPAALPGLTLLLSDRKVPPQPLWFTEGLANVRKLEELPYHLLHAGLWEELRQEVIGSAEWLFCKSRVCGVSSVISDLDQCSRSMDCSETQLVRDALILMRPGLDVLAGQMDRSLFYSELLARLSSLSSLAVIGQLCSQCEDRLQTSPQPVLIPRSSFLQQPGGALQHTLTAAHGGVLCLDVGVAVQLLVTGSADGVVAVWSLGDKQLEHALQGPAGEPAAILSVRIIESSAHCLSLAADGALRRWSLTSGQQLLCIQEAGPAGSAPSSVHLQVSDELMFVYTWTQVKVWRPDGTEVQLGGSGDVGVLGVLGNSVVSLQDAERVRIHDPVTGTRSVVKLSRCLTPVRAVTAPKGGTVLVVSEDGFLHQISKSGRQTSAEFPLRPSLVCVSEDEKVLLAGCERTLSLFHICSDSVDGFLDLQHDDQVLSACVSSDCRHVVSGAADQLIRVWSVTTGLLLDVLCGADAPVASLLLYDGLVVSASPAAPAVQLWSLKYDGSHKRPAHIPAGSAHAAVTRDGDQVFYVQRQSQREVMSWDSRAGSLSERLAVSAEVSCLELVQHKRLLLCGLASGTVLIYPLSLPQEALCIPPPESRSPVLCLAVSPQEQHLAVAYLDSVCLFQLSSRDAFPTVEGPLGRAPLSLLHAPPSCMALLPDRRLLYGTGCGEVKLHDFGGGAGSDLQPHRSRITCVCCSNWGTHALVGSQDATQRLWALAPLALDHTMEYKGLFFEGVVCAAFSDSDRFVFTGSLDRTIKVWDVASGKLLYVQYVYSPVVRMLTCRNGFLALSLQGSIIREAFRCPDLIGPDYDPLTHVSAQYRVTSREKDRDAQQNCVSALQDFNPAQINLNLVSMLRTKPSPACVLL, encoded by the exons GGCCTGCTGGGGAACCGCTACGGCCATCGAGAACTTCCTCGCCTCATCCCAGAGAAGCAGTTTGAGGTTCTTCTTTCCAAGATGGTCAAGAACCCGGACGGTGTGAAGAAACTCCAAGAGTGGTTCCTGAAGGACAGCAACTCTGTCCCGCCCACCTACGTCCTCCAGCCAATCACCACACCTGAGACCGGCCGTCTCCATGACAACGACCTTCTGTCCTGGCGCCTGACGGAGagtcagctgctgcagctgctccgCTCCGCCGCCGCTGAGGCCGAGGCTGCTGGAGACATCTCAGCCGAGCAGAAGCAGGTCCTCTGCTCCTCAG TCACAGAGAGGGAGTTCCTGGAGGGCTTCAGGAAGGACGACGGCGAGCCCACCGCCCTGCTCTTTGTGCGGGAGTCACCCCGCCAGAAGACCAGGGATGGAGCCAAACGTCTGGCCAAGTTCAAGGACATCTCGGTGGACGGGCTGCTGGACATGGAAGCTGAGGAACTCCTCTCTGGGCTGAAGTCCCGTCTGTACGCCACGTCCAAGAAGGTCCTCAACCTGCACTGTGTGGAGCTCAGCAAGGGAGGCGTCGACCCCAAACGCAAGGAGCACGCTCAGTACCTGGACGCCGTCTGCCAGCAGTTCGTCTCCCAGTTGACGGCCCGGGTGGGAGCGGCGGCCGGCCCGGCGGAGgcggggaggaggaggacggcGTGGGGAAGCtcagagaaggaggaggaggagtgtgACTGGGTGGTGGAGGAGGTGAGGCGGCACTCGGCCACCGCCGCTGAGCTCAGCAAAGGTCTCCACGGCAGAGACGGGCTCCTGGGGAAGATCTGCCTCACCCTGTGGGAGTCCAGCGCAGCCCGGCACGGCCCGCTGGTGGTCCACGGCGCCGCCGGCATGGGGAAGACCACGCTGCTGTGCAGACTGGCGCAGGAGATGCGTGGCGTCCTGGAGGCCGGGGCGGTGCTGGTGGTCAGGCTGCTGGCGGCCGGTCACCCTCACAGACCCGACGTCAGCCACCTTCTGCACAGCGTCTGCCTGCAGGTGTGTCTGGCCTGCCGCCTGCCGCCGCCCCCCCTGCTGGCCGTCAGCTCTCACCTGGAGATGCGGCTCTTCTTCCAGAAGATGCTGGAGGACGTGTCCCAGCAGGGCAACACGCTGCTGGTGGTCCTGGACTCTCTGGAGCAGCTAGCAGACCGCCATCAGGCTTACAAGCTGCGCTGGCTGCCCACAGACGTCCCTCCAAACGTCCACCTGCTGGTGTCCCTGGACTCCGCCAGCGAGGCCTTTGCTCACCTGCGGCTGAAGCTGGGCGCTGCGGGGAAGCTGTTTGAGGTGCAGCGTCTGTCTCCTGATGAGGGGGAGCAGGTGATGGAGTCCTACCTGCAGGCTTCTCAGCGAACTTTGACCCGGCAGCAGAGGGACGCCGTGCTGCAGAGCTTCACGCCCACCGGCTCCCCGCTTCACCTGAAGCTCATGCTGTCTGCCAACAAACGCTGCGCTTCCTTTACGCCGccagcagagctgctgctgggcGCCAGTGcacaggaagtgatgtcacaGCTCCTCCTGAACCTGGAGAAGAAACACGGGAAGCAACTGGTGGGCGGAGCCTTGGCGTACATCGTGTTGGCGAG GAGGGGCCTGTTGGAGGCGGAGCTGCGTGACGTCTTGTCGCTGGATGATGATGTCATCGGGGAGGTCTACAGGTGTTCCCTTCCTCCGACGCCTTCGCTGATACGGTTGCCCCCCCTCCTGTGGGCCCGGCTCAAGCGGGACCTCGAGGACCAGCTGGAGGAGCGATGGAGCGATGGAGTCGCTGCCGTTGCCTTCAGCAGCCG GGTTCTCTCAGAGGTGGTCAAAGCCCGCTATCTGACCCCAGAGCGACGTGGACGGACTCACAGGACCCTGGCGGAGTACTTCCTGGGTCGCTGGTCTGGTAAACTGAAGCCAGCGGCTCTGCCGGGTCTGAcgctgctgctgtctgacagGAAG GTTCCACCGCAGCCGCTGTGGTTCACTGAAGGGTTGGCCAACGTCCGGAAGCTTGAAGAGCTGCCCTATCACCTGCTGCATGCTGGTCTGTGGGAGGAGCTACGACAGGAAGTAATAG GCAGTGCTGAGTGGCTGTTCTGTAAGAGCCGGGTCTGCGGCGTCTCCAGCGTCATCAGCGACCTGGACCAGTGCTCCAGATCCATGGACTGCTCAGAAACCCAGCTGGTCCGGGACGCCCTGATCCTGATGAGACCCGGCCTGGACGTCCTGGCAGGACAAATGG ACCGGTCTCTGTTCTACTCCGAGCTGCTGGCCCGGCTCTCCTCGCTGTCCTCCCTCGCTGTGATTGGTCAGCTCTGCAGCCAGTGTGAGGACCGGCTCCAGACGAGTCCGCAGCCGGTTCTGATCCCGAGGAGCAGCTTCCTCCAGCAGCCAGGGGGGGCGCTGCAGCACACGCTGACCGCAGCACACGGAG GTGTTCTCTGTCTGGATGTGGGCGTGGCCGTGCAGCTACTGGTCACGGGGTCAGCTGATGGCGTGGTGGCGGTCTGGAGCCTCGGTGACAAACAGCTGGAGCACGCGCTGCAGGGACCTGCAGGTGAGCCAG CCGCCATTTTGTCTGTGAGGATCATCGAAAGCTCCGCCCACTGCCTCTCATTGGCTGCAGACGGTGCCCTGAGGAGGTGGAGCTTAACGAGCGGCCAACAGCTTCTCTGCATCCAGGAGGCGGGGCCTGCTGGCTCCGCCCCTTCTTCAGTTCACTTGCAGGTGTCAGACGAGCTGATGTTTGTTTACACCTGGACGCAG GTGAAGGTGTGGAGGCCGGACGGAACCGAGGTCCAGCTCGGCGGCAGTGGGGACGTGGGGGTTCTGGGGGTTCTGGGAAACTCTGTGGTGTCTCTGCAGGACGCTGAACGGGTCAGAATCCACGACCCGGTTACCGGGACCCGGTCTGTGGTGAAGCTGAGCCGGTGCCTGACTCCGGTCCGGGCGGTGACGGCGCCTAAAGGCGGGACGGTGCTGGTGGTGTCGGAGGACGGGTTCCTGCATCAG aTCTCCAAGTCAGGCAGACAAACCAGCGCCGAGTTTCCTCTGCGTCCGTCTCTCGTCTGCGTCTCAGAGGACGAGAAGGTCCTGCTAGCAG GCTGCGAGCGGACTCTGAGTCTGTTCCACATCTGCAGCGATTCTGTGGACGGCTTCCTGGACCTGCAGCACGACGACCAGGTGCTGTCGGCCTGCGTGTCCTCAGACTGCAGACACGTGGTCTCTGGAGCTGCAGACCAGCTCATCAGG GTCTGGTCCGTCACCACCGGCCTCCTGCTGGACGTCTTGTGCGGCGCCGACGCTCCGGTCGCCTCCCTGCTCCTCTACGACGGCCTCGTAGTGTCGGCCTCCCCGGCGGCGCCGGCGGTCCAGCTGTGGAGCCTGAAGTACGACGGCAGCCACAAACGGCCCGCCCACATCCCGGCAGGCTCCGCCCACGCCGCCGTCACCAGAGATGGAGATCAGGTGTTCTACGTCCAGCGGCAGAGCCAGAGGGAGGTGATGAGTTGGGACAGCCGCGCAG GTTCTCTGTCGGAGCGCTTGGCCGTCTCCGCTGAGGTCAGCTGTCTGGAGCTGGTGCAGCACAAGCGTCTGCTCCTGTGCGGCCTGGCGAGCGGCACCGTGCTCATCTACCCGCTGAGCCTCCCCCAGGAGGCGCTGTGCATCCCGCCCCCAGAGAGCCGCTCCCCGGTGCTCTGCCTGGCCGTCAGCCCCCAGGAGCAACACCTGGCCGTCGCCTACCTGGACTCCGTCTGCCTCTTCCAGCTCAGCAGCAGAGACGCCTTCCCCACGGTGGAGGGGCCCCTGGGGAGGGCCCCGCTGTCGCTGCTCCACGCCCCGCCGTCCTGCATGGCCCTGCTGCCCGACCGCCGCCTGCTGTACGGCACCGGCTGCGGCGAGGTGAAGCTGCACGACTTCGGCGGCGGCGCCGGCTCCGACCTGCAGCCCCACCGCAGCAGGATCACCTGCGTCTGCTGCAGCAACTGGGGGACGCATGCGCTGGTGGGCTCCCAGGACGCCACGCAGAGGCTGTGGGCCCTGGCCCCGCTGGCCCTGGACCACACCATGGAGTACAAG GGTCTGTTCTTCGAGGGCGTCGTCTGCGCCGCGTTCTCCGACAGCGACCGGTTCGTCTTCACCGGATCTCTGGACCGAACCATCAAGGTCTGGGACGTGGCTTCAG GAAAGCTTCTGTACGTTCAGTACGTCTACTCGCCCGTCGTCCGCATGCTGACCTGCAGGAACGGCTTCCTGGCGCTGTCCCTGCAGGGCTCCATCATCCGGGAGGCCTTCCGCTGTCCGGACCTCATCGGCCCGGACTACGACCCTCTGACCCACGTCAGCGCCCAGTACCGGGTCACCTCCAGGGAGAAGGACCGGGACGCTCAGCAGAACTGCGTGTCCGCTCTGCAGGACTTCAACCCGGCCCAGATCAACCTGAACCTCGTGAGCATGCTCAGAACCAAACCCTCGCCTGCCTGCGTCCTCCTGTAG